Proteins from a genomic interval of Raphanus sativus cultivar WK10039 unplaced genomic scaffold, ASM80110v3 Scaffold1985, whole genome shotgun sequence:
- the LOC130505066 gene encoding probable WRKY transcription factor 33, whose protein sequence is MAASSLLTMDNNRTTRQNMNGSVNWSQQTPRTLEDLEIPPKFRSFAPSSISTSPSTCFSPSVFLDSPAFVSSSANVLASPTTGALITNESNKKSIAEEEKTNNNNNSLSLFDFSFQTQSSGLSAPTTTTKTTTNSSVLQWSQTDTRPSNNTHQSVPYNGREQRKGEDGYNWRKYGQKQVKGSENPRSYYKCTFPSCPTKKKVEMSLEGQITEIVYKGSHNHPKPQSTRRSSSSSSSTFHSAVFNAGLDHHGSSDSFAIQQEDNTTSGSLGDDELSVVSRDEEDCGSEPEAKRWKGENETNGGNGNGSKTVREPRIVVQTTSDIDILDDGYRWRKYGQKVVKGNPNPRSYYKCTTTGCPVRKHVERASHDMRAVITTYEGKHNHDVPAARGSGYTTNRLAHDPSSAPIRPNAIAAHSNYTTSQAPYTLQMMHNNNNNTNPGPFGYAMNNNNNNIQTQQNNFGGGGFSIAKEEPNEESSSSFFDSFLP, encoded by the exons ATGGctgcttcttctcttcttactATGGACAATAATAGAACCACCAGACAAAACATGAATGGTTCTGTTAATTGGTCACAACAAACCCCAAGAACATTGGAAGATCTTGAGATCCCACCAAAGTTCAGGTCTTTTGCTCCTTCTTCAATCTCAACCTCTCCTTCCACTTGTTTCAGCCCCTCTGTTTTCCTCGATTCCCCTGCTTTTGTCTCCTCCTCTGCTAAC GTTCTTGCTTCTCCAACCACAGGAGCTCTCATCACAAACGAAAGTAACAAGAAAAGTATAGCCGAGGAAGAGAAgactaacaacaacaacaacagtcTTAGCCTCTTTGATTTCTCATTTCAGACACAATCATCAGGACTTTCTGCTCCGacgacaacaacaaaaacaacaacaaacagtTCCGTCTTGCAATGGAGCCAAACAGATACTCGTCCAAGCAACAACACTCATCAATCTGTACCTTACAATGGAAGGGAGCAGCGGAAAGGAGAAGACGGTTACAACTGGAGAAAGTACGGACAGAAACAGGTTAAAGGGAGTGAGAACCCTCGGAGTTACTATAAGTGTACTTTCCCAAGCTGTCCAACGAAGAAGAAAGTGGAGATGTCTTTGGAAGGTCAGATCACAGAGATTGTGTATAAAGGAAGCCATAACCATCCAAAACCTCAATCCACTAgaagatcatcttcttcttcttcttcgacgTTTCACTCGGCTGTGTTCAATGCCGGACTTGATCATCATGGTTCTTCTGATTCATTTGCAATCCAGCAAGAAGATAATACTACTTCTGGTTCTCTTGGAGACGATGAGTTATCGGTTGTCAGCAGAGATGAAGAAGATTGTGGGAGTGAACCTGAAGCAAAGAGATG GAAAGGAGAGAACGAGACAAACGGTGGGAATGGTAATGGAAGCAAGACGGTGAGAGAGCCGAGGATTGTTGTGCAGACAACAAGTGATATAGACATTCTTGATGATGGTTACAGATGGAGAAAGTATGGTCAGAAAGTCGTCAAGGGGAACCCAAATCCAAG AAGCTACTACAAGTGCACAACGACCGGTTGTCCAGTGAGAAAACATGTTGAGAGAGCATCACACGATATGAGAGCGGTGATCACAACTTACGAAGGGAAACACAACCACGACGTGCCTGCAGCTCGTGGTAGTGGTTACACTACAAACAGACTAGCACATGATCCTTCTTCAGCACCAATTAGACCTAATGCTATTGCTGCTCACTCTAATTACACTACTTCTCAAGCACCATATACACTTCAGATGAtgcacaacaacaacaacaacactaaTCCTGGGCCTTTTGGTTACGCTATgaacaacaataacaacaacattCAAACGCAACAGAACAACTTTGGTGGTGGTGGGTTCTCTATAGCAAAAGAAGAACCAAACGAGGAGTCTTCCTCCTCGTTTTTCGATTCGTTTTTGCCCTGA
- the LOC108855748 gene encoding CASP-like protein 4B1, which yields MTNPDKQNPVEAPDVEAAPAAKTETTQGSGTSSFSAITQRWKREDLVKKASPIARGLCLLFSLLAFIIMVSNKHGYGRNFDDYEEYKYVLAIAIISTVYTAWQTFVHLSKREFFDRRTSMLVDFSGDQIVAYLLISAASSAIPLTNRFREGQDNIFTDSAASAISMTVFAFVSLALSGLFSGYKLSTHSFI from the exons ATGACGAATCCCGACAAACAGAATCCGGTCGAAGCTCCCGACGTCGAGGCAGCGCCGGCGGCGAAGACGGAGACGACGCAGGGATCCGGAACGTCGTCGTTTTCTGCGATTACTCAGAGATGGAAGAGGGAGGATTTGGTAAAGAAAGCGTCTCCGATCGCGAGAGGGTTGTGTCTTCTGTTCTCTCTCCTCGCTTTCATCATCATGGTCTCTAACAAACATGGATACGGTAGAAACTTCGACGACTACGAAGAGTACAA aTATGTTTTAGCTATTGCGATCATCTCGACGGTGTACACTGCGTGGCAAACGTTTGTACATCTCTCGAAGAGAGAGTTCTTTGATCGCCGGACTTCCATGTTGGTCGATTTTTCCGGTGATCAG ATTGTGGCTTATCTTCTCATATCAGCTGCATCGTCTGCGATACCATTGACCAACAGATTCAGAGAAGGTCAAGATAACATATTCACTGATTCTGCTGCTTCAGCAATCAGCATGACTGTCTTCGCCTTCGTCTCTCTAGCTCTCTCTGGTCTCTTCTCCGGTTACAAACTCTCCACTCATTCTTTTATCTGA